The Bombus huntii isolate Logan2020A chromosome 1, iyBomHunt1.1, whole genome shotgun sequence genome contains a region encoding:
- the LOC126868804 gene encoding uncharacterized protein LOC126868804 — translation MNFITEELAKSLKIRQNKCSVPIGALDTLTTTSKRHITTTITSTDAPYLAIRCLKQLAEDEGHRFPRAAQVLQRDFYVDDALTGAETKDEALTLRTELTNLLQLAGLNIRKWASNDKDLLHGLSLEETNHQHFLGDSQTLKTLGVFWNSSDDSILYSVEVKPTPSRVTKRIISSEIAKIYDPLGLLAPVIVRAKMLLQRIWSSKIDWDESLPIELHTEWERYYAQLPLLNNVRFPRKAIIESAMEIELHGFCDASEKAYGACVYLRTLNTNGRVWTQLLTAKSKVAPLKCQTIPRLELSGALLLTSLMSTVQQALSHKITRTIYWTDSTIVLHWLNTSPHTLKTFVANRVSEIQTKTSIRDWRHVPTDDNPADLISRGQTPEEFLRPTIWQHGPAWLYQSEGYWPTWALTPQIEVPEQKGAICLSANPADYSLLQRYSSWPKLIRIIARCLRWKQKRNRAAPLTVTELRITHNKLIKLLQNIHFSEEIRTLQKDRNAAIKGKLTRLNPFIDKEGILRVGGRLSHSSMTFAQKHPIVLPKSSVTTRIIDHEHKIHMHSGTQATLYAVRQRYWPVDGRSQVWRAIKGCVRCCRAQPPPVEYVMGNLPEARVTESRPFTNVGVDYCGPFHIKEKRDRNRRQIKVYVAIFVCLAIKAVHIELVDDLTSEAFIAALRRFIARRGYCSTIHSDNGTNFRGASNELRELHDLLQSDDHKEKVTAFLADKQIEWHFIPPHSPHFGGLWEAAK, via the exons ATGAACTTCATTACCGAGGAATTAGCAAAATCGTTAAAGATAAGGCAAAACAAATGTTCGGTCCCGATCGGAGCTCTAGACACCTTGACAACGACCTCTAAGCGACACATCACGACCACGATCACTTCCACTGACG CCCCGTATCTAGCTATTCGGTGCCTCAAGCAACTGGCAGAGGACGAAGGACATCGATTTCCACGTGCAGCACAGGTACTGCAGCGGGATTTCTACGTCGACGACGCTCTCACCGGAGCTGAAACGAAGGACGAAGCCCTCACGCTCAGAACAGAACTCACCAATTTACTTCAACTGGCCGGCTTAAACATACGAAAATGGGCGTCAAACGATAAGGACTTATTACACGGACTTTCCTTAGAAGAAACAAATCACCAACATTTTTTGGGCGACTCGCAAACCTTGAAGACGCTGGGAGTGTTTTGGAATTCATCCGACGACTCTATTCTTTACTCGGTCGAAGTCAAACCCACGCCCTCTCGAGTCACGAAACGAATCATCAGCTCGGAGattgcaaaaatttacgatccGCTCGGTCTGCTCGCACCGGTGATTGTTCGGGCCAAGATGCTACTTCAACGAATATGGTCGTCGAAAATCGATTGGGATGAATCACTTCCGATCGAGTTACATACAGAGTGGGAAAGGTACTATGCCCAATTACCCTTATTAAACAACGTCAGGTTCCCACGCAAGGCAATAATCGAGTCCGCAATGGAAATTGAACTGCATGGTTTCTGCGATGCCAGCGAAAAGGCTTACGGAGCCTGTGTTTATCTTCGAACCCTTAACACCAACGGCCGTGTTTGGACCCAACTTTTAACCGCAAAATCGAAAGTCGCCCCACTCAAGTGCCAGACCATTCCTCGGCTCGAGCTGAGCGGAGCACTCCTTCTTACGTCCCTGATGTCGACAGTACAACAAGCCCTATCACACAAAATTACTCGAACTATCTATTGGACCGATTCCACTATCGTCCTCCATTGGCTCAATACATCACCTCACACCCTTAAAACATTCGTCGCTAACAGAGTCTCCGAAATTCAAACAAAAACCAGCATCCGCGATTGGCGCCACGTTCCTACCGACGACAACCCCGCGGACTTAATATCACGCGGCCAAACACCCGAAGAGTTTCTGCGCCCAACCATCTGGCAGCACGGTCCTGCATGGCTCTACCAGTCGGAAGGCTATTGGCCGACATGGGCGCTAACACCGCAAATTGAAGTACCGGAGCAGAAGGGGGCGATTTGTCTGTCCGCAAACCCCGCCGATTACAGTTTGTTGCAAAGGTATTCATCCTGGCCCAAGTTGATACGAATCATAGCTCGTTGCCTCCGTTGGAAACAGAAAAGGAACCGAGCGGCACCCCTAACCGTTACGGAATTACGCATAACGCACAATAAACTGATAAAATTGTTGCAAAACATCCATTTCTCCGAGGAAATTCGTACACTCCAAAAAGATCGGAACGCGGCGATAAAGGGTAAGCTCACGCGACTCAATCCGTTCATAGACAAGGAAGGAATATTGCGAGTCGGGGGTCGACTCAGTCATTCGTCGATGACCTTCGCCCAGAAACATCCCATAGTATTACCTAAGTCATCCGTTACAACACGCATCATAGACCACGAGCACAAGATCCACATGCATTCCGGAACGCAGGCTACGTTATACGCAGTAAGACAAAGATACTGGCCCGTTGACGGTCGAAGTCAAGTATGGCGGGCGATCAAAGGCTGCGTCCGCTGCTGCCGCGCTCAACCACCGCCGGTAGAATACGTGATGGGTAATCTGCCGGAGGCGCGAGTAACGGAATCTCGCCCATTTACAAACGTCGGCGTCGATTACTGCGGGCCGTTCCACATCAAGGAAAAACGAGATCGTAACCGTCGTCAGATAAAAGTATACGTAGCCATTTTCGTATGCCTAGCAATTAAAGCGGTACACATCGAGCTCGTTGACGATCTCACTAGCGAAGCCTTCATCGCCGCTCTTCGCCGATTTATCGCTCGACGAGGGTATTGCTCCACCATCCATTCTGATAACGGCACCAACTTCAGAGGAGCAAGCAACGAACTACGAGAGCTTCACGATTTATTACAATCGGACGATCACAAGGAAAAAGTGACCGCATTTTTAGCCGACAAACAAATCGAATGGCACTTCATTCCCCCTCATTCGCCGCATTTCGGTGGGCTATGGGAAGCAGCG aaatag